In Nicotiana tabacum cultivar K326 chromosome 17, ASM71507v2, whole genome shotgun sequence, one DNA window encodes the following:
- the LOC107785775 gene encoding L10-interacting MYB domain-containing protein-like, translating to MGERHNAKWDEYAHIKFIELCEQEVRKGNRPNTYLSKDGWKNMVNEFNKKTGLEYTRKQIKNHWDHMKAEWTLFKQLMRGETGLGWDPTRKTIIADDNWWEKQIKENSKYKKFRNKDLSLIWFRYDALFTDIIATGERARAANQE from the exons ATGGGAGAACGACATAATGCTAAGTGGGACGAATATGCACATATTAAATTCATTGAATTGTGTGAGCAAGAAGTTAGaaaaggaaataggccaaacacttacTTGTCTAAAGATGGATGGAAGAATATGGTAAATGAGTTTAATAAGAAGACGGGACTAGAATATActagaaaacaaataaaaaatcatTGGGATCACATGAAAGCAGAGTGGACTCTTTTTAAGCAGTTAATGAGAGGTGAGACAGGTTTAGGATGGGATCCCACAAGAAAAACAATTATTGCAGATGATAATTGGTGGGAGAAACAAATTAAG GAGAATTCTAAATACAAAAAATTTAGGAACAAAGACCTTTCGCTGATATGGTTTCGTTACGATGCTTTATTTACTGATATCATTGCCACCGGAGAGAGAGCACGTGCAGCAAATCAAGAATAA